Below is a window of Lepisosteus oculatus isolate fLepOcu1 chromosome 8, fLepOcu1.hap2, whole genome shotgun sequence DNA.
GCGGAGCTGGGTGGAAGATCCTGAGGTTTCACCCAAGACCTCTTGAGGACGATCAGCACGCTCTGGAGATTGTCAGTGGAGAGAGGCTGTGGCCCCACTGGGATCAGGGCTTTCTCCGCTATGCTGTTGACTTGCCTGGCGAAGGTGGCATAGAGGGAGAGGACCAGGAACAGGCAGCAGGCCACCCCAAAAAAGATGTAGTACCGCTGCAGTGGGATCTGGGAGATGGTGGAGATGGTGAGGAGGAGAAAAAGGGCGTTGTGAAGCAGCTCCAAGGTGTCCGTGTTCAGAGACAGCAGGCAGAGGACGATGGCCGCGGCCAGGAAGAACCAGTCCCCGACCATGCCGTCTCTGGCTCCCCCAACCTCCTCCTTGCCCACCATCACGGACAGCACAAACTCCTCCCACGCCTTCATCAGCCAGTAGGAGCAGTGCAGCCCAAACTTGGTGGTGTGGTAGCTGTCCTCACGCAGATAGGCGTAGTAGCTGGAGAAGAGCTGGGCGAAGGAGGTGATGGAGACCCAGATGGCTCCCACAAAGAAGTTGGGCATGTAGCCAAAGCAGTAGAAGGCGAATATGAAGGGGGAGACAGTATCGGAGATGTAGCCCAGGGCCATGGGCTCGGCGTACTTGgtgttcttcttcttctcctggCCCAGGCTCTGGGAGCTGCTCTTGTTGGCCGTGCCGAGCAGGAGGACGTTGAAGAGCGGGTTGCCGAAGCCCTTGAGGACATTGCGCTGCAATATGCCCTTCAGCAGCAGGGCGGTGGCCCCATAGAGCCCACACACCAGGATGACCAGCTCCAGAACGCCCGACACCACCAGCGCCCAGCGCCCCACCAGCCCCACGGCCTCGAACACCAGCGTCAAGGTGATGGCGCCAAACACGAAGGGCATGATGTAGTTGACCGTGGCGGAGCAGAAGGCCAGGATGAAGGAGATGAAGATGTAGGGGACCAGCCCGGAGATGGCGGATTCCTGGATGGCAGGAGCAGCCAAGCTGGAATTACTCAGCAAGGCGACTGAAGTGCTGGAATTAAGGCCAAGGCTGCCATTCGAGCTGTTAGCTTTTAGGTCACTCAGCGGGGGGTTGGCACCCAGAACGATCCTGGTAGCACCATAGCTGGTCCAGAGAGCAGCGTAGGCAATGAAGGATGTTCCACTCAAGTGGTCATACTTGCGAAAGGACAGCAGGCCAGCCAGCAGCTGAGTTACGCCTCCTATCAGGATCAGGTGAACACCTGTGGAAATGAcatgggtcagaggtcaggggtcaAGAGTCAGGGGTCTGAGATTGCTCTATTGCAATAATTCCTCCCGTTTTAAAGTAACAACATCAAGGGGGCATGCAGCGGAGCTGTGTAAATTTTTTGTTGAGATGACCCATACATTACAGGAGTAAACTAAAggtgcttaaaaaaaacaacacgagACACTTGAAATACAATTCTGATGGCCAGGCATaattttgaaatctttttgaGATACAGAACTAAAAAAGCCATTAAAGACACAGAACCAGCAGTATTCACGCAAGCGGCGGCTCGGGACGCGGTGTTTACCAGCTAGGATGTTCTCCACGCCCACAGCCGGGACGCCAGTGTGCGCTCCGTGGAAGTTCTGCAGAAGGACGAGGAAAGCGCTGATTCCATTCGCCAGGAGTCCCAAGACACCGGGCTCCCCGTAGAACACAGCAGCGAAGCCGTCAGTAGTCGCCATGTGGCCCGTTGTGTGTGCAGTATCTGTCCCTGGGAGAAACCAGAGAGCGGGATTCACGGTCAAGTCGCAAGCTTTCCTGGCTGCACTAGTTTCGTGATACCAAGCTCTACTTTGTGGATTAATTCACTGTCTCAACAGAATAGATCTGTATTTTTCTAATTCACATTTCTGCGGACAAAGCCAAAACCTACGGCACCGACTCtaaacaacagaacaaaatcgccctttgatttttatttaatcacgTTGCCATCTAAAGTTGTGAACTGGCCATAGTTTAAGGGACACATTTTAATGAGGACGGGGAAAAGGTTTAGctctaaggttttttttttgttgttattgttaattTACCGATACATTTATTGACCTAGAGAAAAGCGGTAAATTGCGACTATGCGCGCTCCACTAAAATAGCTGTACAGAACTGCGACTTCTGGAAGACAGCGCCCTCTGCGGGCCGCCTGGAGAAAATTCTCTCTTCCTACCGCCGCTCAGATCACACCTGTCCCGTCAGCGGTTACACCTCCCTCTGAATTATTCTGGGCAGCTTTAAATCGAAGtgtcatttatttattatttaataatacacATTGCATATTCAAGACTTCATTTCGACTGGTAAAACTTTGTCGGTGTTACAGTTCACTATATCGTTGCGCTAGTATTCATTACTCTGATCACactgaaaaggtttttttttttggtatgtgATGATATGGAGCGGCTTGTGTGACGATGTCCGCCAGACTGGATTTGATTAGATGTGTAAAATACAACGCGTGTAAGATTACCATCGGTCTCTGCAAAGCTGCAAAGGACCGGGCTCTATGGATTGCCCTTGGACTGAGTCAACAGCTGAAGATGCCCGGCCACAGACCCACGCTATTACTATTTAAACTTGAGCTCAGAAACAGCCGGATACTGGAATAAGACACCGTAGCTGGTAACTCGTGGCGATTAAGAGTGTAGAGTGTAGTTTTAATATTACAAAGCTTAAAATGTATCCAGCGGTCACTCGGTTCCTAATGACCACTAATTATTTACCATTAAACCTAAGACGTACTGCTTGGTGGACTATACAGAAGTTATCTATAACAATTGCACGGCTTCCAAAATGATCGAAAACTCGGCGATCTTGGGAAGAAAGTAATTTAAGACACTGTCTCTGTAAATACGCATCCATTAACCTCAGCGGATACAGTAGTATACAGTAGCACAACACATCGCATTTAGTTATTGCAGATGACGGTTTGGGGGAAATACTTATGACAGTGAGCGTCAGTACTCCTGTCTGAAACTACATACTGCTGTATCTGTAATGTTCCCGCGGTTCAGAGCGCAATCAGAGCGGTTTTATCAGTCAGGTCTTCGCGCTCCCTGTTTCTCGCACCTTCGAGGCGAAAGCCTGACTTCTCTCCGAAAGGCGAGACAGGGCCCGAACTATCTTTAAGCAACAAATCTGTCCCCAACGCCGCCTGCAATGTCCCTTTTCCAGCAGGTAGCAGGTCCGAGCCTTTATTTGCTCCCGGGGATGCGGCGCACGCTGGCAACTACGGAGTTAAGCGGCTGGTGGCATCGATACAGAGCACCTGCTTGACCTGTGGACACCCGGGTCCCTGGCAGTCGCGTGGGAATGCTGTGCTCGACCTTTTTTGTAGGTTAGAATTCTAGCTTTCAAATCTCTCCATACCTCCTAACACAAAGAGATGGGAAGTTCTGGTCATAAAAAGTATGTAGTACTTTACCAAGCATGACCTGTTACTCAGAGTGGCTTTTCTCAGAACATGTAACGTGCTGTGTTCTTCTAGACTGAGACCTCTGATAAAATAGCACACACTGGAAGTTAAAACACTTCAGAGGCTATGGAGATATAGGAGAAGAATGGTATTTACCTGTCCAGAAGGGTCCGTTCCCAAAATTGCAAGCAGGCTGAAGGTGGTGTAAGTATATGCTTTATAAATGGAGGAGGGGGAGCAGGAGGAGTCTGTACAGTCCctgcttttcttgtttcctccacCCTGCATTGATAACAGAAATGATATCACAGGCCCCCCACCTTCTTATATAATACTTCCTTTTCAGATTTGGAGAAATCCCCCCCTGAATACTGGCACGAAATACCTGTTTGGGTGGGGGGGGCAAGGGGTGTATTTTGGAAGCCCCAGCCCAACCCACCCCCTTAGAATGGGGTGTATTGTTGTCTGCCGAGGGCAGAGCCTCacctgaagaaaaagaaaaagaagaaggtaacaggtgagacagaagagaaatgtgttttgtaaagactggttccactttcttatgtaatatggctctaaacataatttctcttaacaccagaggtatcaatgacagagttaaatgccagtctgtctttgattacctccagcagagagagggagatgtgttgatgttgcaggagtgtgctttagcctatcaagagaggtataaaagttttgaagataggtgggataaagggccttctgtttggtcaggggacaataacaacagagcctctggcgtggccattcttttcaaaggatgggctttcaaattgaaaagtattcagagggtcaaaGATGGCAGGTTTCTGTGTGTGGATGtcgaatgggggaccgttaacctgcgtcTAATCAATATGTGTTGTCCTACTGAcatgggaggaagggtggagctactcaagggactctctcccctattgttatgtagcacagatgtaatagtgggaggggattttaattgtatcttagagcacacagacaggcagtctagctctccgataaaattggattccagctcactggccctgcaaaacttagttcaagactttaaactctcagacacatatagatctatatatcccacaacagcaggatatacatggtcagggaggaatagcagctccagaattgactattgctttgtctcagagagagtgaaagttgttggggtcactcttcagcccgttttcttctcagatcatcaggctttagggtgtagagtggaactccagggcgggactgtctttggcccaggcctctggaaactcaacacaaagctgctagagaacgagggggtagtatcccgctacaaggagaaactatcacaatggctgtccttgcagtgtctgtacgggtcagtaggagagtggtgggaggaggtgaaggtgaggacaaaggcctttttcatgactgagggaaggaaggctgctgccagacggagaggagtgctagccaggaaacagaggcagctgcagcgtctctacacgatgctgcacagtggcttcgatgtgctcggggatatcacccttttaaaaaaggacatccggcgcatagccgaagaaagtagtcgaggagtgctgttaagaagcagagtgcagttcttgtaagaaaatgagaagtgtactcgcttctttttcaggaaagtggtaggctccaagtctgtcatggaaagtgtagttgatgaggagggaagagagagaacagagccgggtgctatcctctcctgcaccgaggccttctactcaagactgtacagctctacagaggtaaaggatgaagaaattcatttttttacctcaaagctagaaaacgttttgagtgaagaagatagggaagtacttgagagggatttgacagtagaagagctgagacaggctatggagagcttacagaaggggaaaattccgggtgctgacgggctccctaaagaattttattgcaccttttgggatctgcttcaggatccgctactgctcctattcgaggaaagctataagacagaattgctgcctgactccttaagagaaggcactatctctctcttgtttaagaaaggagcaaagaatgacataaagaactggagacccctcagcctgttaggtgtggacactaagatcctgtccaaagcccttttcctgcgcctacaaaatgtagtggcctcactggtagggaaagaacagacttgtgggatagcaggacgcctgatgagcgacaacctggcctggttgagggatgtctgtctgtactcagaggaccgctccctccctctgtgcattttaggtgtagacctagaaaaggcctttgaccgtctaaaccggcagtacttaacatcggtacttgagcacatgaagtttggccccatcatgagaaagtggattaacctgctgtacacaggtagcaacagcagagtaatggttaatggcaatagataaCGCCCCTTTGaatgttcaggggtgaggcagggctgcccattatcccccttgttattcgttttggctatgaagcccttagcctgtgccttgcgccaggatcaggccattaatgggataccagtgcctggaagtgggggaggagaggtaaagacatctctatacatggatgacatcaccctgctcctctctgacaatgcctcaattagcagagctctgcagtgctgtgatcggttctctttggcttcctccgcaaaaattaacaaatctaagagtgagattttttatcagaactggagggaaccaaaagaaggacatgatctcaggttGCAAGAGAAGaaaattaaggtcctgggggtgtattttggagaagagatgggaacagtaaattggcagaacaaattgccaatcttaaacaaaactgatgcaatggaaggaccgagacctcaccatgacagggaaggtgctggtcatcaaagccgagctcttgcctgtcttgaattttctggcttctaccttcccaatcccacaccgtgttgtggcggtgctgaggagattgatgtttcaatttctatggggtgggaagcaggaaagactcagaagagaaataatgtacaggccgctactcTCAGgagggaagtctgtcccagatattgctac
It encodes the following:
- the LOC138240979 gene encoding uncharacterized protein; this encodes MATTDGFAAVFYGEPGVLGLLANGISAFLVLLQNFHGAHTGVPAVGVENILAGVHLILIGGVTQLLAGLLSFRKYDHLSGTSFIAYAALWTSYGATRIVLGANPPLSDLKANSSNGSLGLNSSTSVALLSNSSLAAPAIQESAISGLVPYIFISFILAFCSATVNYIMPFVFGAITLTLVFEAVGLVGRWALVVSGVLELVILVCGLYGATALLLKGILQRNVLKGFGNPLFNVLLLGTANKSSSQSLGQEKKKNTKYAEPMALGYISDTVSPFIFAFYCFGYMPNFFVGAIWVSITSFAQLFSSYYAYLREDSYHTTKFGLHCSYWLMKAWEEFVLSVMVGKEEVGGARDGMVGDWFFLAAAIVLCLLSLNTDTLELLHNALFLLLTISTISQIPLQRYYIFFGVACCLFLVLSLYATFARQVNSIAEKALIPVGPQPLSTDNLQSVLIVLKRSWVKPQDLPPSSASQLPDALFFLCNGVAAMSAIHNSGPGDSFLHLALPWVLITGAIMQLYVSRLAVQGGHRFGPIIPISYAAIWATWTWYRFAGFLLDITPGSAGGFTAGAIAFLVLNGFLMLTAGYRNLVLLALTTVMEVILVCFLLSTLDRLPYKLEIAMLAIFSIICLYGMLASLANAIFLKDLLPLGPPVLKAQKKELTERPPPPCPIANSRLTSGLITISKLLDSSGVCGIPTDTVYALAASCRHPKAIEKIYNIKDRPAEKPICICISNLEQLAAVRPPFSTLLWEFMRNVYPGGISCIVKKGEWLSRLGVGPAYDHVGTKDSIMIRVPDHTVTAHLCNMTGPLAITSANPSGEPDSTHHDMVITRLGHKLNGVLCDGESNEVVASTVVNCLKIDEGIITIIREGCVPAVKVRQIFEKVKTSVA